The following are encoded together in the Triticum dicoccoides isolate Atlit2015 ecotype Zavitan chromosome 6B, WEW_v2.0, whole genome shotgun sequence genome:
- the LOC119322825 gene encoding uncharacterized protein LOC119322825 isoform X2 — MATEGAKHTHIRFRLQVDMQCRCMGCIDKIDKAMAAIRTFTGVETSVGDVGTGVVAVAGKVDPAELCQWLKRKTRKDVKIVRPRRPSDNRNKQKRSRDTPPSAPPLPQHLSRALPTSRVHSDHKDLHMIEKKIRDLDKARDTLKMRNLKNELTAARCKLKQSREVISNGKKALLDGALIQLHAYKKLESLSRLTI; from the exons GAGGGAGCCAAGCACACGCACATCAGGTTCAGGCTCCAGGTCGACATGCAGTGCCGGTGCATGGGCTGCATCGACAAGATCGACAAGGCCATGGCCGCCATCCGAACCTTCACAG GGGTTGAAACGTCGGTGGGAGACGTCGGGACTGGGGTCGTGGCCGTGGCGGGGAAGGTGGACCCAGCGGAGCTCTGCCAGTGGCTCAAGAGGAAGACAAGGAAGGACGTCAAGATTGTCCGCCCTCGTCGACCGTCTGACAATCGTAATAAGCAG AAAAGAAGCAGGGACACACCGCCTTCAGCTCCACCGTTACCGCAACACTTGTCCAGGGCTCTACCGACGTCAAGAGTTCACTCTGACCACAAGGATCTGCATATGATTGAGAAGAAGATCAGGGACCTCGACAAGGCCAGGGATACGTTGAAGATGAGGAACCTGAAGAATGAGCTGACTGCTGCCAGGTGTAAGCTCAAACAGTCAAGAGAAGTGATCAGCAATGGCAAGAAGGCTCTCCTAGATGGTGCTCTGATCCAGCTCCACGCGTACAAGAAACTAGAATCACTCAGTCGGCTCACTATATGA
- the LOC119322825 gene encoding uncharacterized protein LOC119322825 isoform X3 yields the protein MQCRCMGCIDKIDKAMAAIRTFTGVETSVGDVGTGVVAVAGKVDPAELCQWLKRKTRKDVKIVRPRRPSDNRNKQKRSRDTPPSAPPLPQHLSRALPTSRVHSDHKDLHMIEKKIRDLDKARDTLKMRNLKNELTAARCKLKQSREVISNGKKALLDGALIQLHAYKKLESLSRLTI from the exons ATGCAGTGCCGGTGCATGGGCTGCATCGACAAGATCGACAAGGCCATGGCCGCCATCCGAACCTTCACAG GGGTTGAAACGTCGGTGGGAGACGTCGGGACTGGGGTCGTGGCCGTGGCGGGGAAGGTGGACCCAGCGGAGCTCTGCCAGTGGCTCAAGAGGAAGACAAGGAAGGACGTCAAGATTGTCCGCCCTCGTCGACCGTCTGACAATCGTAATAAGCAG AAAAGAAGCAGGGACACACCGCCTTCAGCTCCACCGTTACCGCAACACTTGTCCAGGGCTCTACCGACGTCAAGAGTTCACTCTGACCACAAGGATCTGCATATGATTGAGAAGAAGATCAGGGACCTCGACAAGGCCAGGGATACGTTGAAGATGAGGAACCTGAAGAATGAGCTGACTGCTGCCAGGTGTAAGCTCAAACAGTCAAGAGAAGTGATCAGCAATGGCAAGAAGGCTCTCCTAGATGGTGCTCTGATCCAGCTCCACGCGTACAAGAAACTAGAATCACTCAGTCGGCTCACTATATGA
- the LOC119322825 gene encoding uncharacterized protein LOC119322825 isoform X1, with protein MATEGAKHTHIRFRLQVDMQCRCMGCIDKIDKAMAAIRTFTGVETSVGDVGTGVVAVAGKVDPAELCQWLKRKTRKDVKIVRPRRPSDNRNKQKRSRDTPPSAPPLPQHLSRALPTSRVHSDHKDLHMIEKKIRDLDKARDTLKMRNLKNELTAARCKLKQSREVISNGKKALLDGALIQLHAYKKLESLSRLTI; from the exons ATGGCCACG GAGGGAGCCAAGCACACGCACATCAGGTTCAGGCTCCAGGTCGACATGCAGTGCCGGTGCATGGGCTGCATCGACAAGATCGACAAGGCCATGGCCGCCATCCGAACCTTCACAG GGGTTGAAACGTCGGTGGGAGACGTCGGGACTGGGGTCGTGGCCGTGGCGGGGAAGGTGGACCCAGCGGAGCTCTGCCAGTGGCTCAAGAGGAAGACAAGGAAGGACGTCAAGATTGTCCGCCCTCGTCGACCGTCTGACAATCGTAATAAGCAG AAAAGAAGCAGGGACACACCGCCTTCAGCTCCACCGTTACCGCAACACTTGTCCAGGGCTCTACCGACGTCAAGAGTTCACTCTGACCACAAGGATCTGCATATGATTGAGAAGAAGATCAGGGACCTCGACAAGGCCAGGGATACGTTGAAGATGAGGAACCTGAAGAATGAGCTGACTGCTGCCAGGTGTAAGCTCAAACAGTCAAGAGAAGTGATCAGCAATGGCAAGAAGGCTCTCCTAGATGGTGCTCTGATCCAGCTCCACGCGTACAAGAAACTAGAATCACTCAGTCGGCTCACTATATGA
- the LOC119322827 gene encoding 50S ribosomal protein L18-like encodes MAQAKRYVLRLFISLKYVTANVVDRQSGRVVVTASTVEKPLRDGLECGRACNAKAAAAVGEVLAMRLRVDGLAHEPIHADAAKEVEKKGFKNRTKVWAILNALRSHGVNLHVDDNGDHRWHV; translated from the coding sequence ATGGCGCAGGCCAAGCGGTACGTGCTGCGGCTCTTCATCTCGCTCAAGTACGTGACGGCCAACGTGGTGGACCGGCAGAGCGGCCGCGTCGTGGTCACCGCCTCCACCGTCGAGAAGCCCCTCCGGGACGGGCTAGAGTGCGGCCGCGCCTGCAACGCCAAGGCGGCCGCCGCCGTCGGCGAAGTGCTGGCCatgcgcctccgggtggacggccTGGCCCACGAGCCCATCCACGCTGACGCTGCCAAGGAGGTCGAGAAGAAGGGCTTCAAGAACCGCACCAAGGTCTGGGCCATCCTCAACGCGCTCCGCAGCCACGGCGTCAACCTCCACGTAGACGACAACGGGGACCATAGGTGGCACGTCTGA
- the LOC119322825 gene encoding heavy metal-associated isoprenylated plant protein 9-like isoform X4, which yields MATEGAKHTHIRFRLQVDMQCRCMGCIDKIDKAMAAIRTFTGVETSVGDVGTGVVAVAGKVDPAELCQWLKRKTRKDVKIVRPRRPSDNRNKQNDDTNTLHETETRKGGIGINRFETGEKENKMKLYMSKHLT from the exons ATGGCCACG GAGGGAGCCAAGCACACGCACATCAGGTTCAGGCTCCAGGTCGACATGCAGTGCCGGTGCATGGGCTGCATCGACAAGATCGACAAGGCCATGGCCGCCATCCGAACCTTCACAG GGGTTGAAACGTCGGTGGGAGACGTCGGGACTGGGGTCGTGGCCGTGGCGGGGAAGGTGGACCCAGCGGAGCTCTGCCAGTGGCTCAAGAGGAAGACAAGGAAGGACGTCAAGATTGTCCGCCCTCGTCGACCGTCTGACAATCGTAATAAGCAG AATGATGATACAAACACCTTGCATGAAACAGAAACCAGAAAAGGTGGTATTGGGATAAACCGTTTTGAAACAGGGGAAAAAGAAAACAAGATGAAGCTCTACATGTCCAAACACTTAACTTGA